A window of Nitrospirota bacterium genomic DNA:
CTCCTCGGCAATGGTAAGTACGCCGGGGTGCTGCTGATGCACGACCTCATTAAATTTTTTGAGGAATGTTATTGCCTCAAGGTTTTCATTCCCTCCGTAGATATTGGGGAGCCAGTCGTCGGGCTGTCTTGAATAATCAAGATATAACATTGATGCCACTGCATCCAGCCGCAGGCCGTCTATATGATATTTTTCAAGCCAGAAAAGGACATTGGATATAAGAAAGTTGGACACCTCATTCCTGCCGTAATTGAAGATTAATGTGCCCCAGTCCCTGTGCTCTCCCTTTCTCGGGTCTGCATGTTCATAAAGACATGTTCCGTCAAAGGATGCAAGCCCGTGCGGGTCTTTCGGGAAATGCGCAGGAACCCAGTCCAGGATGACGCCGATGTTATTTAAATGACACTGGTCTACAAAATACATGAAGTCCTCCGGGGCGCCAAAGCGGCTTGTAGGAGCAAAATAGCCTATGACCTGATATCCCCATGATTCATCAAGCGGGTGTTCCATGACCGGCATAAGTTCAATGTGCGTATAGCCCATTTCTTTAACATAAGGGATAAGGTTCTGTGCAAGCTCCCTGTATGTAAGGGAACGGTTATTTTCCTCAGCAATCCTCACCCATGAACCAAGGTGGACCTCATAGATTGAGACAGGAGATTCAAGCCAGTTTTTCTTCTGTCTTTGCGTCATCCATGCATGGTCTGACCATTTATATTTGTTTATATCAGCGACGATTGATGCGCTTTTGGGACGCACCTCAAAATAAAACCCGTAAGGGTCTGCCTTTTCCTCGGCATAATTGTTAAATTTAGACTTTACCCAGAACTTATAAATCTCACCCTCTCCGAGGCCTGGGACAAACAGCTCCCATATCCCTGAGTTTCCGCTTAAACGCATCAGATGGCGCTTCTTATTCCATTTATTAAAATCTCCTATTACGCTTACTGCTTCCGCATTCGGCGCCCAGACGGAAAAGTGGACTCCGTTTTTTCCCTTAATCTTTTTTATATGCGCGCCGAGCTTTTCATAACTTTTGTAGTGAGTTCCCTCTCCGATTAAGTAAAGGTCAAAATCGCTTAATATATCCTTATTCAAAGCCGTATTCCTTCCACCTTGCGGCAACGAGTTTTTTAATTTCTTCAGACATAAATAATTCTTTGGGCCAGTCCCTCATCATGCCTTCCTCCTTTGTTTTCCGCGTGGCGTCAACGCCCATTTTTGAACCGTATCTCGGCCAGCTTGCAGAATGATCCAGATCGTCAACAGGACCCTCGGCAATGACAACGTCTCTTTTCCAGTCAACATTATTTAAAATGCGCCATGCAGTGTATGAGATATTCTGAACGTCCACATCATCATCAACGATAATCAATAATTTTGAAAACATCATCTGTCCTTTGCCCCAGAGTCCGTGAATAATCTTTTTAGCATGTCCGGGATAACTCTTCTTAATTGAAATTAATGCCGCATTATGAAACACGCCTTCCATCGGCAGGTTGAAGTCCTTGATCTCAGGGAAGTCAAGCCTTAGAAGAGGCAGGAAAATCCTCTCTGTAGCCTTGCCCATGTAGCAGTCTTCCATCGGAGGTTTTCCAACGATTGTTGCGGGATAAATCATATCTTTTCTGTGTGTTATGCAGGCTGCATGAAATACGGGATACTGATCAGCCGCTGAATAAAAACCAGTATGGTCCCCGAATGGTCCCTCAAGGCGCAGTTCGCCCGGCTCAAGATAACCCTCAATCACAAGTTCGCTGTTTGCAGGCACCTCAATGTCTGAAGTGATGCACTTTACCATTTCCACAGGCTCTTTCCTCAGAAATCCTGCAAAGATCATCTCATCCACTGATGATGGAAGAGGCGCTGTTGCAGAATATATCACCGCGGGGTCGCTGCCCACGGCAATAGCGGCAGGCATGCGTTTTTTCAGCGCCTTGTATTTATCATAATGCCGCGCCCCGTCTTTATGAATGTGCCAGTGCATACCCGTCGTGGTTTTGTCGTAAATGTGAATTCTGTACATCCCGCAGTTTTGCATGCCTGTCTCAGGGTCTTTTGTGAATACCATTGGCAGTGTAATAAACCGCCCGCCATCCCCGGTCCAGCATTTAAGCACAGGGAACCTGGATAAATCAGGATTGTCTTTTTCAATGACTTCCTGACAGGGCGCATTTTTTACGCTCTTTGGAAAGTATCTGGAGAATTCAAAAAGTTTTGGCAGCAGAGCAATTTTTTCAAGCAGTGTCTTCGGAGCCGCCTGACTCAGCAGTTCCTCAATGCGTCCTGCAACATCATCAAGCCTTTGAACCTCAAGGGCAAGACACATTCTTTCAAAAGAGCCGAAGATATTTGTTACAACAGGGTATGCCGAGCCTTTAACATTCTCAAAAAAAAGCGCCCTGCCGCCGCCGGGGCTTTTGCACATCCTGTCAGTTATTTCCGTAATCTCAAGCACAGGGTCCACTTCGGCATTGATGCGTTTAAGGAGTCCTTTTGATTCAAGTAGCTTTAAAAATTCCCGTAAATCTTTGTAAGCCATGGAATATATGATACAGGATTCAAGATTCAGGATACAAGCTGTTCACAGCGGAATCAGATAATCCATCAGCGTAAACGCAAATACCGTAATACTGATGTATCCGTTAATATTAAAAAATGCCATGTCAAGCCTGCTCAGGTCGTCTGCTTTTATCAGAGAATGTTCATACAATAGAAGCGCTGATGCAATCAAGACGCCGGCGAGATAAAACCCCTTTAAGTTAAAAACAGGAATCAGGCTGAAAAGCAATCCAATAGTGAGCAAATGAAAGCCTCTTGCAATCCACAGGGATTTTTTAATGCCGAACTTGGCGGGTATGGAATAAAGCCCGTGAGTCTTGTCAAACTCAGTATCCTGCATGGCATAAAAAACATCAAAGCCTGCGATCCAAAAGGCAACGGCAGATGAAAGTAATAAAACCTCCGGTTCAAAGGTTCCTCTTACGGCTATCCATGCGCCTACAGGCGCAAGCGAGATTGCAATGCCGAGGACCACATGGCTTAACCAGGTAAACCTTTTTGTATATGAATAAGCGATAAGCAGAAAAATCACAAAAGGAGACAATTTCAGGCAAAGGGGATTAAGCATCCATGCAGAAAATACCAGAACAACAAAGGCGGTAATCGTAAAAAAAAGCGCCTCGCCTGTCCTTACAGCACCGCTTGGTATTTCCCTGTTTTTTGTCCGCGGGTTAAGCGCGTCAATTTTTCTGTCTATAATCCTGTTCATGCCCATGGCGCCTGACCTTGCGCCGGCCATTGCAATGGTTATCCATAAAATTTGGTTTAAATCAGG
This region includes:
- the glgB gene encoding 1,4-alpha-glucan branching protein GlgB yields the protein MKKLKNSLPQGGRNTALNKDILSDFDLYLIGEGTHYKSYEKLGAHIKKIKGKNGVHFSVWAPNAEAVSVIGDFNKWNKKRHLMRLSGNSGIWELFVPGLGEGEIYKFWVKSKFNNYAEEKADPYGFYFEVRPKSASIVADINKYKWSDHAWMTQRQKKNWLESPVSIYEVHLGSWVRIAEENNRSLTYRELAQNLIPYVKEMGYTHIELMPVMEHPLDESWGYQVIGYFAPTSRFGAPEDFMYFVDQCHLNNIGVILDWVPAHFPKDPHGLASFDGTCLYEHADPRKGEHRDWGTLIFNYGRNEVSNFLISNVLFWLEKYHIDGLRLDAVASMLYLDYSRQPDDWLPNIYGGNENLEAITFLKKFNEVVHQQHPGVLTIAEESTAWTMVSRPTYLGGLGFSLKWNMGWMHDTLVYFTKDPVHRKYHHNNLTFSLLYAFTENFVLVLSHDEVVHGKCSMLDKMPGDFWQRFANLRLLYGLMYSHPGKKLLFMGGEIGQWVEWRFNESLEWQLLQYEPHLKLQRYVKDLNSIYKREPALYEIDFHHTGFEWIDFNDWEHSAVSFMRKAKNPDDFVVAALNFTPVPRGGYRIGVPKEGFYKEIINSDSGIYWGSNIGNSGGVHAEPIPWHGEPFSLNLTLPPLGMVILKRQ
- a CDS encoding menaquinone biosynthesis decarboxylase, which produces MAYKDLREFLKLLESKGLLKRINAEVDPVLEITEITDRMCKSPGGGRALFFENVKGSAYPVVTNIFGSFERMCLALEVQRLDDVAGRIEELLSQAAPKTLLEKIALLPKLFEFSRYFPKSVKNAPCQEVIEKDNPDLSRFPVLKCWTGDGGRFITLPMVFTKDPETGMQNCGMYRIHIYDKTTTGMHWHIHKDGARHYDKYKALKKRMPAAIAVGSDPAVIYSATAPLPSSVDEMIFAGFLRKEPVEMVKCITSDIEVPANSELVIEGYLEPGELRLEGPFGDHTGFYSAADQYPVFHAACITHRKDMIYPATIVGKPPMEDCYMGKATERIFLPLLRLDFPEIKDFNLPMEGVFHNAALISIKKSYPGHAKKIIHGLWGKGQMMFSKLLIIVDDDVDVQNISYTAWRILNNVDWKRDVVIAEGPVDDLDHSASWPRYGSKMGVDATRKTKEEGMMRDWPKELFMSEEIKKLVAARWKEYGFE
- a CDS encoding UbiA family prenyltransferase, producing the protein MSLFKKIPDYLRLIKFSHSVFALPFAFTGALIAANGIPDLNQILWITIAMAGARSGAMGMNRIIDRKIDALNPRTKNREIPSGAVRTGEALFFTITAFVVLVFSAWMLNPLCLKLSPFVIFLLIAYSYTKRFTWLSHVVLGIAISLAPVGAWIAVRGTFEPEVLLLSSAVAFWIAGFDVFYAMQDTEFDKTHGLYSIPAKFGIKKSLWIARGFHLLTIGLLFSLIPVFNLKGFYLAGVLIASALLLYEHSLIKADDLSRLDMAFFNINGYISITVFAFTLMDYLIPL